In Nostoc edaphicum CCNP1411, the sequence TATATGTCTTCCTGATTGCTGAAGGGATGATTTTTATGGGACTGTTCGGAGCCTACTTGGCTTTCCGTGCTACCTTACCTGCATGGCCACCAGCGGGTACTCCAGAGTTAGAACTATTATTACCTGGAGTCAACACTATCAATCTAATTTCTAGTAGTTTTGTCATGCACAATGCCGACACTGCTATTAAAAAGAATGATGCAAAGGGTGCGCGAATCTGGTTAGCAATTACCGCTGCAATGGGTGCTATTTTCTTGATTGGTCAAGTATATGAATATACCCATTTGGAATTTGGTTTGACTACCAATTTATTTGCTAGTGCATTTTACGTTTTGACTGGTTTCCACGGATTGCACGTTACCATCGGCGTTTTGGCAATTGTTGCTGTGTTATGGCGATCGCGCGTTCCGGGTCACTATAGTAACGAAAAGCACTTTGGTATTGAAGCAGCCGAAATCTACTGGCACTTCGTTGACGTGATTTGGATTATTTTGTTCGGATTACTGTATCTATTGTGAGTATTAATTATTAGTTGTTCACTCCACGCGAACAACTTAATAGGCCCCCATTAGGGGGCTTTTTTGTTTAATTAACAAAATGCTGCCGTTGCAGATGGCTGTCTTGAATTTCCTATAAAACAGTTTTACAAGAGTTAATTGAAGAAGAATTCAGAAGTCAGAATTCAGGAGTCAGAATCAAGACGCTCGAATACTCGCTAAAGCTGCGCTATCCGCCAGTCATACAGAATACCCAACTGAATTCTGACTCCTGAATTCTGTTCGATAAAATGTACACTATTACTTTTTCTAAATGCAACTGAGTTATTGCAAGTGATACAGAAGCGAGTAAAAAGTGGGAAAAGTCGGAAAAGTAGGATGTTTTATAGAAACTCTTGAATAACCAGTTAATATGCTGTAGCTTGAGATATTAAGGACAGAGTAAACTAATAAATAAAGTTCGCAAATTTACGCGGATTTAATTGAAGGGAAGGCAGTCCTAACATTTTTTCTAGTAATGAAAGTTAAAATTTTAACTTCTTGCAGAGAGCGCAAGCATTGTAATTCGCCATTTTGCTTTCTCATTTGAGTAGTTCACATATTAGTTATTGTATTTTTAATAAGCAAAAATACTTGTTACTTTCTATTTTTGATGTTTTCTATAAGCAAAATTCTTAAATACTTTCTCATTTAGATAATAAAACATGAGTGATTGACAAGTTATACCTATTTGCCTCAAAAACCATCACTAGATATTTAGCTTCAGGAATTACTTGCTATTTTTTATTTTTGTCGAACTCATGTTGATATTACAACACGATCGCGCTAGCAATGACTAAAATCTGGTAACCAAATTGTGGTGGATACTGTAATATTATGTGTGCTTTTAACTGCGTATTCTCAATATTTTATCAGTAATCAGACCCAAAAGTTAAAATAAATAAATCTCCTGACTCCATGAATGTTCTCCTGTGCCCGCAGTTCTAAATACTGTGAATTAGTGTTAAATTTACTTAAGTGATAAGATTATTGAACTATTCCAGAAATTAATTTTGTATTAAGATGCCTATAAAGGTATTAAATGAACCAATAAAGCTGCTAACCATGAAACGGCTCCAAAGCACATAAATATAAAGCCTGATAAGGTGACTGCCTCAAATATCAGCAAATCTAGCAGCAGGCATTTATAACCTCACCCAAGCTCTGAATGGTCAGTAAATATAAGAAGTAGTATACGCCATATGAGCCAGAACCCTCTAGTCAGAAAAACACTCCGAAGTCGCTTTGAGACTGTCAAACTGATGGGAAGCGGAGGATATGGTAATACTTACTTGTTAGGAGGAGGTATACGTAACAGACATCGATACTCTCTCGCCAGAAAAACACTTCGCAATCGCTTTGAGATTGTCAAACACTTAGGAAGCGGGGGATCTGGTGACACCTACTTAGCCATTGACTTGGATTTACCAGGACAACCCCATTGTGTCGTTAAACACTTCCACCCCAAAGATTCCAATCCTGCTGTTCTACCCATCGCTAAAAAGCTATTTGATCGGGAAGCGGAAGTTTTATACCAGCTAGGCAACGACCACGATCAAATTCCTAGACTGTTTGCCCATTTTGATGAAGATGGAGATTTTTATTTAGTCCAGGAATTTATTGACGGTCATGCCTTGACTCAAGAAATTATACCAGGTCAACGTCTAAGTGAGAATACAGTCTTAAATTTATTAAAAAATATCCTGGAAGTGTTAGCCTTCGTTCACCAACACAATATTATTCATCGAGATATTAAGCCTCAAAACTTAATGCGGCGGTATTCAGATCAGAAGATTGTGCTAATTGACTTTGGCAGTATTAAGAAAATTGGTGCTTTGGGAGCAGGCTTAACAATTGCTGTTGGGACTCCTGGCTATATGCCAAGCGAACAGGCTAAGGGAAAGCCAAAACTTTGCAGCGATATCTATGCAGTCGGGATGATTGGCATTCAAGCTTTGACAGGTTTAATACCTGAGCAACTACCAGAAGATCCCAATACTGGAGAAGTTATCTGGCGCGACAAGGCAGAGGTAAGTGACGCTCTGGCAAATATTTTAGATACAATGGTTCGCGATCGCTACAACCAACGTTATCAGTCTGCCATAGAAGCTTTACAAGCACTTAACTCTGATGTGGCGTTGTCACATTACTCACAATCTGCTGACATCAACCACAAGGCTGACGATACCTATTTGTTAACTTATAGAAACTTTATTTTACTGCTGGGCATAGGTCTTGGTGCTACCACTAGTTTGATAGTAATAGTTTTAATCTATACATTCATTAATACGGGGACATCGCTTCCAAACCAACCTACTCCACTAAAGAGCTTTCTCGAAAAATTTGTTGAGTTCCCGTTAACTAATAGGAATAGTCAGGTAGTCAAATCAGCAGCTAACAGAGGAGTATTTCAAAACAATTTCACCATTGCAAAGACTACCAAATAGTAAATTTAATCTCATTATATTAGAAAGAGTTCATCATCTAGTATCAATCATAAAACTTTCTATTAACTAGCTATAAAAGGTTTATTTTGAATATAAATATTTAAAGATTACTGTAGGATAAATACTTAGAGATTCCTGTAAGATAAATACAATAAACAACATTTAAAGATATGGACAATACAAATCAAAGAAAAGCTTTAATTAACAGCGAAATCGCCCTCTTTCTCAGAGGTTTGATTATTGGTAAAGTTCTGACACTTATGGTTATTGGCGGATTACTTTGGTGGTTATTGAAGCCAAATTTATCGACCCGCAACAGCGTTAACTCTTCATCTGCTCAAAATTTTAATCGTCTATCTAATTACACATCAAATTTTCAGACAGTTGCTGATGTTCCCCCTGCGTCATTCAACTACGGAGGCAGTACAGCTTGGGCATCTATCCGGCAATTAGTAGATTCTCAGATCCAGAGCGATCGCCCGGAGCTACAATTACGCTATGTAAACCCTGTCAATGGTAGCCCTGGTTCTAGCTCCGGTATTCGGATGTTGCTTGATGGGAAACTAGACTTTGCTCAGTCTTCCCGTCCTCTCACAGATGAAGAAAAAGCGATCGCAAAAGAGCAAGGCTTCACCCTTGAGCAACGTCAGGTGGGTATGGATGGGATAGCAGTGGTAGTCAACCCATCACTCAATGTACCTGGTTTAACTGTTGAACAATTACAGCAGATTTATTTGGGGAAAATTACTAACTGGAATCAAGTCGGTGGGCCAAATCTACCCATCACAGCTTTTTCCCAACGACCAGAGGACGCAGATACAGTAATATTCCCTACTAACAGCGACTTAAAGGGGCAAGCACTTGGCTCTAATGTGCAGTATGTTTACTCTACTACAGAGGCAGTGCGCCAACTCAGTAAAACCCCTGGTGGTGTGTATTATGCTTCTGCCCGTTCAGTAGTCTTTCAATGTAGTGTGAAGGCTTTACCGTTGGGTAACACTTCTGGTCAGTTAATTCCCCCCTACCGCGAACCGATGGTGTCGCCTGAACAGTGTCCACGTCAGCGCAACCAGCTAAATAGTCAGGCGATCAAAAATGGCAGCTATCCGATGATCGCTAATTTGTTTGTGATTATTAAGCAGAATAAAGGTCAGGAGCAGCAGATTGGAGATGCTTATGCCAATCTTTTATTAACTGACCAAGGACAAAGGGCTATTGAGCAAGCTGGTTTCGTTGGAGTTCGCTAGTAGATTTGACGATGTTGGTTATTGTTGAGTGCGATCGTGTGATGAATTTCGTAGTAAGGACTTTAGTTCTTACTATGAACCCTCAAAACTAGCTTGAAAAAGTAATAGTTGCAGAAGGATGATTTATTTTTCTGTAAGACTTTTGCAATACAGCCATTTTATTCAAGTTTCAGGATTTCCCATTTTACTCATGTCTGCAAATATGTTTTGGTCTGTAATCAGACTACAATCGCTGGGCTACGTACAAAGTAGTTAAGTAACCTTTGGTAATGTGACCATTGAATTTAGTATCAATTAACTCAGCGATCGCATCGAAAAAACGCGCCCTTCTAGTGCCATCCAAACTTAGATGCCCAGAATAGGTATTTAAGAGGTTGAGATAGGTCGCAGTATCATATTCTGCATCCCATCGATAAGAGCGATATGTAACTTCACCAAAGAGGCCTGTTTGCTCAATTTCGCCCGTTTTAGTAGGTACTTCATGCTCAGGACGAAGAAGCAAGTCATCCTTAAATATTTCAGGAACTAAGCGGCGATATAACTCCTGCACTTCCTCAAAGAAGCCATTACTAGCATCACTGTGTACGTGTTCATTCCAAAATAGCGCGATCGCTCCTCCAGGACTGAGTGCTTGGACAGTTTTTTCGTAGGCAATTGTGGGATCGAGCCAATGAAAAGCAGTCGCCGCAATCACTAAGTTAAAAGCATTCTTTTCTACTGGCCAATCCTCAAAAGCTCCAATACGAACTTCTACTTGCGGATAAGTAGCCAGTTTTTGTTGGGCAACTAAGCCGAGATTTTCACCTAGCTCAATACAAAGGATACGATAACCTCGACGTGCAAAAGTTATAGTTGCCTGACCAGTACCACAACCAATCTCTAATATCCTTCCTTGTGAAGTTATTCCTGATAGAGACACCACATCGTCAAAAAGTGCCTTTGGATATCCTGGGCGTACCTGATCATACAGGAGCGCTACCTGATTAAAAGTAGTTCTTAACTGACTTCTCTCATCCGTCATAGGTTTATTGCTTTATCTTATCCATTGCCGAATCTCCTCCTGTTTAGGAGCATAAATTTAGCTCTATGTCATGCGATCGCACTCTCCATGATTCGCCATTACTGCGGCAAGTTTTTCTAGATTTTGACGAACAGTAACACTACGAAGATGATTTACACCCCAAATTCGTTCACAAATATCTAAAGCTTGCAAATAAAGCGGCTCTGCTTCACCATAACGCCCTGTTGCACGATAAATTTCTGCCAAATTGTTGAGACTTTCCGCAACATTAGGATGATTTTCTCCCAACAAAAGCTTATCTAGTTCTAATGCTTTTATACATAAAGATTCCGCCTCATTGTAACGTCCCTGTTCTCTATACATATAACCCAAAGCATAGATAGTATCTGCTAAAAGTGGATGCGCTTTTTGTAATACACGCTCCTTGAGTTCTAATGATTGCAAAAACAAAGATTCCGCTTCACTGTAGCGTCCTTGAGCGCGATATATTAAACCTAAATTGTGCAAATCTGTTGCAACATCAGGATTCTCTTCTCCCAAAAATCGCTTATCTAGTTCTATTGCTTGTTGCGACAACGGTTCAGCTTCACTGAAACGTCCTTGATGATAATAAAGTAGCGCTAAATTATTCAGTATGAGAGCGAAAGAAGGATGATTTTCGCCCAACAGACGTTTTTCGAGTTCTAATGATTGCAGATACAAAGGTTCTGCTTCGTTATAACGTCCTTGTTCATCATATAGTAGTGCCAAATTGTTCAGACTGGCGACAACATCGGCATGGTTTTCTCCCCACAGAAGCTTTCTCAGTTCCAAAGCTTCTTGATATAAGAGTTCCGCTTTACTATATTGTCCAGTAGATTTGTAGAGTCCTGCCAAATTATTCAGGCTAGTAGCAAAAGAAGGATGGTTGTCTCCTAATAGGCGTTTCCTCAGTTCTAAAGCTTGTTTATATAAAGGTTCGGCTTCGCTATAGTGTCCCGTTGCACGATATATTCCCGCTAAATTATTGAGGCTATTAGCTAAATCTACCTGCAACCCTAGTTCATTTTGTAGCTCACTCGCCTGACGCCAATATTTAATTGCTAATTCCTGTTCTTCTTGATAATTTTGAGATTCACCCCGCTCTAATCTGCTGCGGTAAATATCACCTAATCTTGAATATAAGGTAGCCAAGGTAGGATCTTTAGTTCCCTGTTCCTGTTCTACTTTCTCGATTAGCCTTTGTAAATCTTGGATGGGTAAGAAAAAAGCGTTATTTTCATTAGTATCTGTGCTGGCTAATTCTGTGTCTCTAAAAACAAAGCGGATATTTTCTAGTTCTTTACCAGGAATAGCATTCGTCTTTTTAGATTCAAACCGGAATACACCATTGCGCCAACTCCAAAAATCAGGGGCTTTTTTAATCAGGCTGACTAAAATTTGGTTAGTTACCCAAAGCACGATCGCAAAAGGAAATTCGCGCAATCCTTCCCTTGTCCACTGTAAGTAGCCAAAAAATTTCTCCTGTTCCGATTGCTCATTTCCCAATCTGAGAAAATAAAGTTGTTCAGCACCCGTCACAGTAATCACCGCCGGTTTCTGCTGACGGAGATATTCTTCTTGTTGTACCAGTTGGTTAAGAGCAGCTTTGAGACTAGGTTCTTGACGTGCTAAAGTTACTCGATATGCAGCGAAGGCGGGTTGTAGTTCGGCTTCATATTGAGCAATAATCTGATCACGAAAGCTAGCATCATCACAAACTGCAATCAGTAAATTTAAGCCCCGCTTTTGAGCTTCAATAGAAACAATTAAATCATCATACGCATCCTGATTTTCTTCCTCATCATCTAATAAATCTTCATTTAACATTAATGGCTCCCTGTCTTCTCAAGCTTTCGATAATAATTGGATGAACATCATACCAAGTTTCATCGGTGCGATATTCTAGAACATACAGCCCATGTAGCAAATCCAAAAATTCTGCTTGTTTGGGATCATTGGGCATAAATTGTTCATAAACGCTCTGCAAAATATCGATATCAACCTTTCCTAAACGTATGGAAAAATCATTGCGAATTTTATTGATTGCTTGCAGGAGAATTTTATCATCAATGATAACTTTGGCTGAAGGATTACGCCGAATCGTTCGCAAACAAATGCGACAACATTCCTTAGAAATCCGAATTAACTCTCGCAATACGCCACCACTGTAAATCACAATTTTTTCAGCCGTTT encodes:
- a CDS encoding cytochrome c oxidase subunit 3: MQSQTIDPAKTELNHHHAAEASVGHHEEHPDHRLFGLYVFLIAEGMIFMGLFGAYLAFRATLPAWPPAGTPELELLLPGVNTINLISSSFVMHNADTAIKKNDAKGARIWLAITAAMGAIFLIGQVYEYTHLEFGLTTNLFASAFYVLTGFHGLHVTIGVLAIVAVLWRSRVPGHYSNEKHFGIEAAEIYWHFVDVIWIILFGLLYLL
- a CDS encoding serine/threonine-protein kinase; this translates as MSQNPLVRKTLRSRFETVKLMGSGGYGNTYLLGGGIRNRHRYSLARKTLRNRFEIVKHLGSGGSGDTYLAIDLDLPGQPHCVVKHFHPKDSNPAVLPIAKKLFDREAEVLYQLGNDHDQIPRLFAHFDEDGDFYLVQEFIDGHALTQEIIPGQRLSENTVLNLLKNILEVLAFVHQHNIIHRDIKPQNLMRRYSDQKIVLIDFGSIKKIGALGAGLTIAVGTPGYMPSEQAKGKPKLCSDIYAVGMIGIQALTGLIPEQLPEDPNTGEVIWRDKAEVSDALANILDTMVRDRYNQRYQSAIEALQALNSDVALSHYSQSADINHKADDTYLLTYRNFILLLGIGLGATTSLIVIVLIYTFINTGTSLPNQPTPLKSFLEKFVEFPLTNRNSQVVKSAANRGVFQNNFTIAKTTK
- a CDS encoding PstS family phosphate ABC transporter substrate-binding protein, which produces MDNTNQRKALINSEIALFLRGLIIGKVLTLMVIGGLLWWLLKPNLSTRNSVNSSSAQNFNRLSNYTSNFQTVADVPPASFNYGGSTAWASIRQLVDSQIQSDRPELQLRYVNPVNGSPGSSSGIRMLLDGKLDFAQSSRPLTDEEKAIAKEQGFTLEQRQVGMDGIAVVVNPSLNVPGLTVEQLQQIYLGKITNWNQVGGPNLPITAFSQRPEDADTVIFPTNSDLKGQALGSNVQYVYSTTEAVRQLSKTPGGVYYASARSVVFQCSVKALPLGNTSGQLIPPYREPMVSPEQCPRQRNQLNSQAIKNGSYPMIANLFVIIKQNKGQEQQIGDAYANLLLTDQGQRAIEQAGFVGVR
- a CDS encoding class I SAM-dependent methyltransferase; amino-acid sequence: MTDERSQLRTTFNQVALLYDQVRPGYPKALFDDVVSLSGITSQGRILEIGCGTGQATITFARRGYRILCIELGENLGLVAQQKLATYPQVEVRIGAFEDWPVEKNAFNLVIAATAFHWLDPTIAYEKTVQALSPGGAIALFWNEHVHSDASNGFFEEVQELYRRLVPEIFKDDLLLRPEHEVPTKTGEIEQTGLFGEVTYRSYRWDAEYDTATYLNLLNTYSGHLSLDGTRRARFFDAIAELIDTKFNGHITKGYLTTLYVAQRL
- a CDS encoding tetratricopeptide repeat protein yields the protein MLNEDLLDDEEENQDAYDDLIVSIEAQKRGLNLLIAVCDDASFRDQIIAQYEAELQPAFAAYRVTLARQEPSLKAALNQLVQQEEYLRQQKPAVITVTGAEQLYFLRLGNEQSEQEKFFGYLQWTREGLREFPFAIVLWVTNQILVSLIKKAPDFWSWRNGVFRFESKKTNAIPGKELENIRFVFRDTELASTDTNENNAFFLPIQDLQRLIEKVEQEQGTKDPTLATLYSRLGDIYRSRLERGESQNYQEEQELAIKYWRQASELQNELGLQVDLANSLNNLAGIYRATGHYSEAEPLYKQALELRKRLLGDNHPSFATSLNNLAGLYKSTGQYSKAELLYQEALELRKLLWGENHADVVASLNNLALLYDEQGRYNEAEPLYLQSLELEKRLLGENHPSFALILNNLALLYYHQGRFSEAEPLSQQAIELDKRFLGEENPDVATDLHNLGLIYRAQGRYSEAESLFLQSLELKERVLQKAHPLLADTIYALGYMYREQGRYNEAESLCIKALELDKLLLGENHPNVAESLNNLAEIYRATGRYGEAEPLYLQALDICERIWGVNHLRSVTVRQNLEKLAAVMANHGECDRMT